One segment of Phycisphaerae bacterium DNA contains the following:
- a CDS encoding DUF1501 domain-containing protein, producing MADQAASTNPKSPASELTRRTLLRWGLLGAAGIAGLRNRPVVAQSVTRTAPAKALIQIWMWGGPAHLDTFDPKPKAGYDYCGPLDKPIPTNVDGIQIGELLPQLAQQADKYSIIRSMTHGVNAHETAAYLVQTGRKPGRLVYPGVGAVVSLFKGYDHGYAGIVPPYIVLTEPQGRFSEAGFLGHRYKPFATGGDPNQQRFAVEGIIAPGISDERQLRRRELLQALDTLGAALPGHPEFALFDQCGQDAYGLLFGAARQLFDLAEESDELRDRYGRNTFGQSCLAARRLVEAGVPYVTINYKGWDTHKQHFQTMRRKLPELDQGFATLLQDLADRDLLATTIVWWGGEFGRTPRVQWEPPWNGGRGHFGPCFSTVVAGGGFKGGHVVGASDETGETVATRPVHPVDLIGTFYELLGIDPDGPLPNARGLDVPVLAPADEGMASGGRLREIMNI from the coding sequence GTGGCCGACCAAGCCGCCAGCACGAATCCCAAGTCTCCCGCGAGCGAGCTCACGCGCCGTACGCTGCTGCGCTGGGGGCTGCTCGGCGCCGCCGGCATCGCGGGCCTGAGGAACAGACCCGTCGTGGCACAGTCGGTAACCCGGACGGCGCCCGCCAAGGCGCTGATCCAGATCTGGATGTGGGGCGGCCCGGCGCACCTGGACACCTTCGACCCGAAACCCAAGGCGGGCTACGACTACTGCGGCCCACTGGACAAGCCAATCCCCACCAACGTGGACGGCATCCAGATCGGCGAGCTGTTGCCGCAGCTCGCTCAACAGGCCGACAAGTATTCCATCATCCGCAGCATGACGCACGGCGTGAACGCCCACGAGACGGCGGCCTACCTCGTGCAAACGGGGCGCAAGCCCGGTCGGCTGGTTTATCCCGGCGTCGGCGCCGTCGTATCACTGTTCAAGGGCTACGATCACGGCTACGCGGGCATCGTGCCCCCCTATATCGTGCTGACCGAGCCGCAGGGACGTTTCTCGGAGGCCGGCTTCCTCGGGCACCGCTACAAGCCGTTCGCCACCGGCGGCGATCCGAATCAGCAGCGCTTCGCGGTCGAGGGCATCATCGCGCCGGGGATCTCGGACGAGCGCCAGCTACGCCGGCGCGAGCTGCTGCAGGCGCTCGATACGCTGGGCGCGGCCCTGCCCGGTCATCCCGAGTTCGCGCTTTTCGACCAATGCGGCCAAGACGCTTATGGCCTGCTGTTCGGCGCAGCGCGCCAGCTTTTTGACCTCGCGGAAGAATCGGACGAATTGCGCGACCGCTATGGCCGCAACACGTTCGGACAGTCGTGCCTGGCCGCGCGCCGCCTGGTCGAAGCCGGCGTGCCCTACGTAACCATCAACTACAAAGGCTGGGACACGCACAAACAGCATTTTCAGACCATGCGCCGCAAGCTGCCCGAGCTGGACCAGGGCTTCGCCACGCTGCTGCAGGACCTGGCCGACCGCGATCTGCTCGCGACGACGATCGTCTGGTGGGGCGGCGAGTTCGGACGTACGCCACGCGTCCAGTGGGAGCCGCCGTGGAATGGCGGCCGCGGCCATTTCGGTCCGTGCTTCAGCACAGTGGTCGCCGGCGGCGGGTTCAAGGGCGGGCACGTCGTAGGCGCATCGGACGAAACCGGCGAGACGGTGGCCACGCGACCCGTGCATCCCGTAGACCTGATCGGCACCTTCTACGAGCTGCTGGGGATTGATCCCGACGGGCCGCTGCCGAACGCGCGCGGACTGGACGTGCCGGTCCTGGCACCCGCCGACGAGGGCATGGCGTCGGGCGGCCGGCTGCGGGAGATCATGAATATATGA
- a CDS encoding DUF1553 domain-containing protein: MRLRFTIVTVSAVCMLAATASGDSPYERTDWTTPANAVDEHVLAVLAKRGLTPANPCSDEVFVRRVYLDVIGTLPQPAEVTAFLEDTRPDKRAMLIDALLARPEFADYWSLKWCDLLRVKAEFPINLWPNAVQAYHRWVHDALARNMPYDEFARQLLTSSGSNFRVAPVNFYRALQGREPATIAAAVALTFMGTRVEHWPADRRRDLEVFFARVAYKTTAEWKEEIVYLDPTPAKTRAAVLPDGTAVRLEAGSDPRRVFADWLIQPGNPWFARAVVNRIWAWLFGRGIIHEPDDLRPDNPPVNAALLACLEQELVQARYDLRHVYRLILNSRTYQQSAKPRTASPDAERLCACYPIRRLDAEVLIDALNQVFGATEGYSSAIPEPFTHIPERERTIALADGSITSPFLELFGRPARDSGLFSERNNQPSDAQRLHLLNSSHIQKKIAESERLRAILRSSGRDRRAAVRTLYLLMLSRAPTAAELSAAEAYFNTPRVKPRQALDDLAWALINTKEFLYRH; the protein is encoded by the coding sequence ATGCGTCTGCGCTTCACCATCGTGACCGTGTCGGCGGTCTGCATGCTGGCCGCGACCGCATCCGGGGACTCACCCTACGAACGCACGGACTGGACAACCCCCGCGAACGCGGTCGACGAACACGTACTCGCCGTGCTGGCCAAGCGCGGCCTAACGCCGGCCAACCCGTGCTCAGACGAGGTGTTCGTTCGGCGCGTGTACCTGGACGTGATTGGTACGCTGCCGCAGCCGGCGGAGGTGACGGCGTTCCTGGAGGACACGCGGCCGGACAAGCGGGCCATGCTGATCGATGCGCTGCTGGCGCGCCCGGAATTCGCCGACTACTGGTCGCTGAAATGGTGCGACCTGCTGCGGGTCAAGGCGGAGTTCCCCATCAACCTCTGGCCGAACGCGGTGCAGGCGTACCACCGCTGGGTACACGACGCGCTCGCGCGGAACATGCCCTACGATGAATTCGCCCGTCAGCTCCTGACGTCCAGCGGCAGCAACTTCCGCGTGGCGCCCGTGAATTTCTACCGCGCGCTGCAGGGACGCGAGCCGGCGACGATCGCCGCCGCCGTGGCGCTGACGTTCATGGGCACGCGGGTGGAGCACTGGCCGGCGGACCGCCGGCGGGACCTGGAGGTGTTCTTCGCACGCGTCGCGTACAAGACGACGGCCGAGTGGAAGGAAGAAATCGTCTACCTGGATCCGACGCCGGCGAAAACGCGCGCGGCGGTTCTGCCGGACGGCACGGCGGTGCGGTTGGAGGCGGGCAGCGACCCGCGCCGCGTGTTCGCCGACTGGCTGATCCAGCCTGGGAATCCGTGGTTTGCGCGGGCAGTCGTGAATCGCATCTGGGCCTGGCTGTTTGGCCGCGGGATCATCCACGAACCGGACGACCTCCGACCGGACAATCCACCTGTGAACGCCGCGCTGCTTGCGTGCCTGGAGCAGGAACTGGTCCAGGCCCGCTATGACTTGCGACACGTTTACCGCCTGATCCTGAACTCGCGGACCTATCAGCAATCCGCGAAGCCCCGCACTGCCAGCCCTGACGCGGAGCGGCTGTGCGCGTGCTATCCGATCCGCCGGCTCGACGCGGAGGTGCTGATCGACGCGCTGAACCAGGTGTTCGGCGCGACGGAGGGCTATTCCAGCGCGATCCCCGAACCGTTCACGCATATCCCGGAACGCGAGCGGACCATCGCGCTGGCCGATGGCAGCATCACCAGTCCGTTCCTCGAGCTGTTCGGCCGGCCAGCGCGGGATTCGGGCCTGTTCTCGGAACGCAACAACCAGCCCAGCGACGCCCAGCGGCTGCACCTGCTCAACTCGAGCCACATCCAGAAGAAAATCGCGGAAAGCGAGCGATTGCGCGCCATCCTCAGGTCCAGCGGGCGCGATCGGCGGGCCGCGGTCCGCACCTTGTACCTGCTGATGCTATCGCGTGCGCCGACAGCGGCTGAGCTGAGCGCCGCGGAGGCGTACTTCAACACGCCGCGCGTGAAACCCCGGCAGGCTCTGGACGACCTGGCCTGGGCCTTGATCAATACGAAGGAATTCCTGTACCGGCATTGA